TTAAATTGCTGCTGTAAATGGCATGAAATTTGGGAGGAGAGGAAAATAGAGATCCTCCTGCAGGTTCAAGGTGGCTGCTTAACCTAATGAGGATTCAGATattcagatattcccaaattgcatgcAATTCCGAGTCCTGAAGTTGCGATTCATCTTCTCCCTGCTGAAATTGTTGTGAGCAAGTCCTGAAAACATTATGATCCATTTGTTCAAATTGTTCTGCACCACGTCCACCAACACTCTGAGGATtgcttgaagaagaagaattcaacAGTTGCTGTGACGTCAAAACATCCTGAGTACATTGGAAATTCTGACCCATTTTTTGAACTTGTTCTTCAGCATCCTCAAAAACACTCTGAAGACTGGGTGAAGAAGAATAATTCTGCAAATTATCCGGAGAGGCAGTAGGAGGGAAACGCAACATAACTTCTGGGCAGTTCTCCTCTAAAAATTTGACTTGTTCCGGAGTTAACGGAAGGCCCAGTGCATCAGCGCTAGGAAAACCACTTCCTCTAAATTCAGTTTTTAGTCTGC
The nucleotide sequence above comes from Cryptomeria japonica chromosome 11, Sugi_1.0, whole genome shotgun sequence. Encoded proteins:
- the LOC131063094 gene encoding uncharacterized protein LOC131063094 — encoded protein: MASHSNILPNQHKCRLCPALFLTRLALEGHNNAHRSEKIQEEFEFVANLFAKRLASISPPVQQKRLKTEFRGSGFPSADALGLPLTPEQVKFLEENCPEVMLRFPPTASPDNLQNYSSSPSLQSVFEDAEEQVQKMGQNFQCTQDVLTSQQLLNSSSSSNPQSVGGRGAEQFEQMDHNVFRTCSQQFQQGEDESQLQDSELHAIWEYLNI